A stretch of Aphelocoma coerulescens isolate FSJ_1873_10779 chromosome 1A, UR_Acoe_1.0, whole genome shotgun sequence DNA encodes these proteins:
- the SERHL2 gene encoding serine hydrolase-like protein 2 — MFSELKFPVPWGHVAAKAWGPSEGHPVLCLHGWLDNANTFDKLIPLLPRGCYYVAMDFSGHGLSSHRPAGCPYHFLDYVTDVRRVAAALQWRRFTLMGHSMGGAVAGMFCFLYPEMVDRLILLESLGFLLAPEDTEAWLKSKRRVIDRLLSLEAKQQTPKARSPEAALQRLLEANSHLTAEGGAILLQRGATETPAGLVYNRDMRARTQSREFFTVEQCVKLLQKIQDRVLIIVSQDGLLVPHNLPSRNHFVKALQETFESTLKEHIQLVEVPGSHFVHLNEPEVVSGIISNFLTAQNTRARL, encoded by the exons ATGTTCTCAGAATTGAAattccctgtgccctggggaCATGTGGCAGCCAAGGCCTGGGGACCCTCGGAGGGACACCCTGTGCTGTGTTTGCATGGCTGGTTGGACAATGCCAACACCTTTGACAAGCTCATTCCACTGCTCCCCAGAG GTTGTTACTACGTGGCAATGGATTTTTCTGGCCATGGTTTGTCGTCCCACCGACCTGCAGGCTGCCCCTACCATTTCCTGGATTACGTGACCGACGTGCGGCGGGTGGCAGCAG CCTTGCAGTGGAGACGGTTCACCCTGATGGGTCACAGTATGG GTGGGGCTGTGGCAGGAATG ttttgtttcctttatcCTGAGATGGTGGACAGGCTGATCCTGCTGGAAAGTCTTGGCTTTCTTCTGGCTCCAGAG GACACTGAGGCGTGGCTGAAATCTAAAAGGAGGGTGATTGACAGATTACTGAGTCTGGAGGCAAAGCAGCAAACCCCCAAGGCACGGAGCCCCgaagcagcactgcagag GCTCTTAGAAGCAAACAGCCATCTGACAGCAGAAGGTGGGGCAATCCTGCTGCAGCGAGGAGCAACTGAGACACCCGCTG ggctggtgTATAACAGAGACATGAGAGCCCGTACG CAGAGTCGAGAGTTCTTCACGGTGGAGCAGTGTGTGAAGCTCCTGCAGAAGATCCAGGACCGTGTTCTCATCATTGT aTCACAAGATGGACTCTTGGTACCGCACAACCTGCCCAGCAGAAATCACTTTGTGAAAGCCCTGCAGGAGACATTCGAGTCTACCCTCAAAGAG CACATCCAGCTAGTAGAGGTGCCTGGGAGTCACTTTGTGCACCTGAACGAGCCCGAGGTGGTATCTGGGATCATCAGCAACTTCCTGACAGCACAGAACACCAGGGCCAGACTCTAG